The following are encoded together in the Candida orthopsilosis Co 90-125, chromosome 5 draft sequence genome:
- a CDS encoding Sec72 ER protein-translocation complex component: MEGVLYESKAKKLTLDPESTSTSSALKLEIDQLNVIIQELINQGSDVPPVPTQENFNKDLSKMIKKLYDGGVQSFKMGKFEDSVRQFSVGIEMIQRRPKLESFAGTIQELSKFLMSRCDAYLKTKQYLQAYNDVDLLLNMQMNAPDNFLRRGVANYFLGNYELARADYQRGLAFDENHPRLQHELTICLDKILEENGDHL; encoded by the coding sequence ATGGAGGGCGTTTTATATGAATCAAAAGCTAAAAAACTAACGCTTGATCCAGAATCAACTTCTACGTCTTCTGCTTTGAAGTTAGAAATAGACCAACTCAATGTAATCATTCAGGAACTAATAAATCAAGGTAGTGATGTACCTCCAGTTCCCACCcaagaaaatttcaataaagatTTATCCAAAATGATTAAGAAACTATACGATGGTGGTGTtcaatcattcaaaatggGTAAATTTGAAGATAGTGTACGTCAATTTTCAGTTGGTATAGAAATGATTCAAAGAAGACCCAAATTGGAAAGTTTTGCTGGTACGATACAAGAGCTTTCAAAATTCCTAATGAGTAGATGTGATGcttatttgaaaacaaagcaaTACTTACAGGCTTataatgatgttgatttacTTTTGAATATGCAAATGAATGCTCCTGATAATTTCTTAAGAAGAGGTGTTGCTAATTATTTTTTGGGTAATTACGAATTAGCTAGAGCTGATTATCAAAGAGGTTTAgcttttgatgaaaatcaTCCAAGATTACAACATGAATTAACCATTTGTTTAGATAAGATATTGGAAGAAAACGGAGATCACTTGTAA